In Microbulbifer agarilyticus, the DNA window CCATTGCACCGCCGCACCGGCATTGAACACCGCACCCTCAATCACAAACTGGGGCATCCCCTTGGCATCACAGCCGATGGTGGTCAGCATGCCCTCCGGAACTAACGGGCGCTCCTGGCCGGCGCTGGCAAGTAAAAAACAACCGGTACCGTAGGTATTCTTCATGGTGCCGGGCTCGAAACATCCCTGCCCATAGAGTGCCGACTGCTGATCACCTGCCACCCCGGCGATGGGTACTGACGCACCGAGAAACGCGGCGGGATCGGTGGTACCAAAGCTGCCTGCGGAAGGCCGGATCTCCGGCAAGATCGCGGCCGGGCAATCAAACATCCGCAGCAGCTCCCTGTCCCACTGGCGGCGATCGAGATCGTAGAGCAAGGTACGGCAGGCGTTGGTGTGGTCGGTGAGATGCTGGCGCCCACCGGTAAAGCACCAGATAAGCCAGCTATCGATGGTGCCGAAGCAGAGCTCGCCGGCTTCCGCCCGGCGATGGAGCTCCGGGGATTCGCGAAAAATCCAGCGCAGCTTGCTGGCGGAAAAATAGGCATCCAGCAGCAACCCGGTTTTAGCCCGCACCATGGGCTCGGCGCCGGCATTGCGCAACTCCCGACAAATACTCGCAGAGCGGCGGCACTGCCACACAATCGCCCGATGCACCGGCTCACCGGTTGCGCGGTCCCACAGCACCGTTGTTTCGCGCTGGTTGGTGATACCCAGTGCTGACAGCTCAGAGGGCTCGATACCGGCCCGCTTAATGGCCGCAGCACACACCTTGAGCGTGACCTGCCAGATTTCACTGGCATCGTGCTCCACCCAGCCCGGTTGCGGGTAGTACTGGGAAAATTCCGAGTAACTGCGTCCGCGCAGGTTGCCGTCGCGGTCGAAGACGAAAGCCGTGGTACCGGTGGTACCCTGGTCAATAGAGAGAATCATGGGCGCTCCTTGCCGTTGTCCTCTATTAAAGTGACGCCTCTTTTACCGCGGGCACACGGGTAAATGGCTTGACCCCAAACTCCGGATACACTTCCGTTGGATAGAAAAACTTGCCATTAGTGGTCACCATCGAGATGGTTTTTATTGCCTTTAGATCCTGAGTAGGGTCGCCAGGTACCAGGAAGAAGTCTGCCTGTTTGCCAACTTCAATACTCCCGAGCGTATTGCCATGCCCCAGATACTCTGCCATATCATAGGTGCCGCGCTTTAATGCTTCCGCAGCACTCATACCAAACTCCTGGAACAGCTCCAGTTCGCGGTGTTGTTCAAAGGCCCCACCGAGATCGGTACCAGGCACCAGCAAGATGCCCTTTTGATGCATCAGTGCCAGAGTATCGATGATTTTTTGATAAGCCGCCTTGTATGCCTGGTCTTCCGCGTCATCTGCCACATTCAACATGGCAACCTTGGCGCGGCGCTGCACGCTCACTGGCATATTTTCGATGTAATCCAGCGCGCCCTGGCGAGTGATTCCATTTCTCGACGTCATGCCAAGTTCGTGAATCACCGTAGTTGGATCAAGCGCAATGTCGTTTTCAACCATCATCTCCAGGGTCTTGGCCACTTTGTCGCTGGTTAAATCCAGGTCGACAAAACGCTTCATCCCCGTAATACGGAACAAGGTGCGCGTGTCCTCTTCTGGGGTCAGCACCCAACCCAACATCAACTGGTTAATATGAGTGATCTCATTGTAGCCAGCCTCAATCATCTGATCGGCGGTATAAAACGCGGGGATATGGCCGGCAACCCGCAATCCCAGTTTATGTGCTTCTTTGGCAACATCCGGGATCCACTCGCCATTCATCGAGCTGTAAATTTTGATCTGCGTGTAGCCATCTTTGGCCGCGTAATCACGCACTAGCTGCAAAGCGTCTTCTTTGGTGGGTGCCAATTCACCGGTTGAATTACTGTATTCACTAACGCCTTCGATAAAACCACTCTTGATAATGCGGGGACCAATCAATTGCCCGCTATCGATTTTTTCTATCAGTGACTCCAGTACATCCGACTCATTACCCATATCGCGTACGGAGGTCACACCGGCAATCACGTTTAGCAGCGCATCGTTGTCACTCATATGGCCGTGCATTTCGTAGAGACCAGCTACCAGAGTGCCGCCCTCACCATCAATCA includes these proteins:
- a CDS encoding amidohydrolase family protein; its protein translation is MRTLTTCLFLLALFGCSKPADEVAGTKKDVTEETYSVMFGGTKVGDMTVVHTGNQLQIEFGFSNNGRGASSQETLVLGEGNVPTEWKITGKTTFGNAVDEEYIRTEGTARWRSASGEGQADVTANPIYIAQNASPYSLFLYTQAVLESGRDSYPALPAGDLVVTPKRELQLKGESKDLSATMYAVGGIDMDPQYLVLDEQQELVAIVSPRAAFIRQGLEGEEKRLRELAASLNAARFEEIASRVTHQYQQPVRVNNVRVFDPKALGLTQPVSVLVKDGVIVAIDDVQAEQNLGEVMIDGEGGTLVAGLYEMHGHMSDNDALLNVIAGVTSVRDMGNESDVLESLIEKIDSGQLIGPRIIKSGFIEGVSEYSNSTGELAPTKEDALQLVRDYAAKDGYTQIKIYSSMNGEWIPDVAKEAHKLGLRVAGHIPAFYTADQMIEAGYNEITHINQLMLGWVLTPEEDTRTLFRITGMKRFVDLDLTSDKVAKTLEMMVENDIALDPTTVIHELGMTSRNGITRQGALDYIENMPVSVQRRAKVAMLNVADDAEDQAYKAAYQKIIDTLALMHQKGILLVPGTDLGGAFEQHRELELFQEFGMSAAEALKRGTYDMAEYLGHGNTLGSIEVGKQADFFLVPGDPTQDLKAIKTISMVTTNGKFFYPTEVYPEFGVKPFTRVPAVKEASL
- the glpK gene encoding glycerol kinase GlpK translates to MILSIDQGTTGTTAFVFDRDGNLRGRSYSEFSQYYPQPGWVEHDASEIWQVTLKVCAAAIKRAGIEPSELSALGITNQRETTVLWDRATGEPVHRAIVWQCRRSASICRELRNAGAEPMVRAKTGLLLDAYFSASKLRWIFRESPELHRRAEAGELCFGTIDSWLIWCFTGGRQHLTDHTNACRTLLYDLDRRQWDRELLRMFDCPAAILPEIRPSAGSFGTTDPAAFLGASVPIAGVAGDQQSALYGQGCFEPGTMKNTYGTGCFLLASAGQERPLVPEGMLTTIGCDAKGMPQFVIEGAVFNAGAAVQWLRDDLGIIHQAAESEKVAQEIPNTRGVYMVPAFSGLGAPYWDADARGAIFGLSRGAGRAEIVRATLESIAYQSHELAELMARTLGVELECLRVDGGASANNFLMQFQADISGLRIERPRQIESTAVGAALLAGIGAGIWQSESLPASLQDIEQDFLPQMSPQTRQGLLAGWRNAVSACRHF